In Hwangdonia lutea, a single window of DNA contains:
- a CDS encoding RagB/SusD family nutrient uptake outer membrane protein, protein MKTKSFLIKITLLALPMFLWNCSEQLNEEQELVVQQGDIDYTSEESAFGALVGSYRTFQSLGWEQVPLLSVRGDDVNAGGLGDQQGFADTDNFIYDNNYWMYNSLWNSWFQDVLQITVQIDQLEQFKENGVDANLIDQYIAESKTLRGFITLQLSRAFGDVYKIASPDQTQIEVLPKDQLMQWISDQMDEAVPDLLDAHPVDRNDLPGGITKYTALTVKAMANLELENYQGVADATGQIINSNKFELFDDFYNLFKIPGKLSRENILEIQYSDFGQSSGDNVGHLYAFYGSQNWTPAVAGASSGWGFYEPSLKYIKFMLDRDETIRLETSVLFTNRGIAELEAAGYTNMPSFVNNTTRDGDRINDYSRAMFASGKHYLPSVQLTPGRTSYGTNKNYTVIRYAEVLLMYAEALTRGATGNAGSADSAINEVRQRAGLSPINGATSQDVIDEKFAEFAMEWGIRYADMVRLEKTNELSYDGRTFTMDKAYLPYPLAQLEQSFILREYANNNN, encoded by the coding sequence ATGAAAACAAAATCATTTTTAATTAAAATTACCTTATTGGCACTACCCATGTTTTTATGGAATTGTAGTGAACAATTAAACGAAGAACAAGAACTTGTTGTTCAACAAGGAGACATAGACTATACAAGCGAAGAAAGCGCATTTGGGGCCTTGGTAGGGTCGTACCGCACGTTCCAAAGCTTAGGGTGGGAACAGGTACCACTTTTATCTGTAAGGGGCGACGATGTAAATGCCGGCGGTTTGGGAGACCAACAAGGGTTTGCCGATACAGATAATTTTATCTACGACAATAATTATTGGATGTACAATTCCCTTTGGAACAGTTGGTTTCAAGACGTGTTGCAGATTACCGTACAAATAGATCAATTGGAACAATTTAAAGAGAATGGTGTCGATGCCAATTTAATCGATCAGTATATCGCAGAGTCCAAAACCTTACGCGGCTTTATCACATTACAATTATCACGCGCTTTTGGAGATGTATATAAAATTGCGTCGCCCGATCAAACCCAAATTGAAGTATTGCCAAAAGACCAGTTGATGCAATGGATATCGGATCAAATGGATGAGGCTGTCCCAGATTTATTGGATGCCCATCCGGTTGATAGAAACGATTTGCCCGGAGGCATCACAAAATATACAGCCTTAACGGTAAAGGCCATGGCAAATTTAGAATTAGAAAACTATCAAGGCGTCGCCGATGCCACAGGGCAGATTATAAATTCCAACAAATTTGAATTGTTCGACGATTTCTATAATCTCTTTAAAATCCCTGGAAAATTGAGCAGGGAGAATATCCTGGAAATCCAATATTCAGATTTTGGTCAATCTTCAGGAGATAACGTCGGACATTTATACGCGTTTTACGGGTCACAAAACTGGACACCTGCGGTGGCCGGCGCTAGTAGCGGATGGGGTTTTTACGAGCCTAGTTTAAAGTATATTAAATTTATGCTGGATAGAGATGAAACCATTCGTTTGGAAACCAGTGTATTGTTTACCAACAGGGGTATAGCCGAACTCGAAGCAGCCGGTTATACAAATATGCCTTCGTTCGTAAACAACACAACACGCGACGGAGACCGTATAAACGATTACTCTAGGGCCATGTTCGCCAGTGGTAAACATTACTTGCCCTCAGTTCAACTTACTCCGGGCAGAACAAGTTATGGAACCAATAAAAACTATACGGTAATTCGCTATGCCGAAGTGTTGCTTATGTATGCCGAAGCACTAACCAGAGGCGCTACTGGTAATGCTGGTTCAGCAGATAGTGCTATTAACGAAGTAAGGCAAAGGGCCGGATTATCACCAATAAACGGCGCCACGAGTCAAGACGTTATAGACGAAAAATTTGCTGAGTTCGCCATGGAATGGGGTATAAGATACGCAGATATGGTTCGTTTGGAAAAAACCAACGAATTAAGTTACGACGGAAGAACATTTACCATGGACAAAGCTTATTTGCCTTATCCTTTGGCACAATTGGAGCAGAGTTTCATCCTCAGGGAATATGCTAACAACAACAACTAA